CACTCGCCGTCAACCCGAGGAAAGACCCAACGAAGCAAAACTCACCGGATAGAGATCTCGGTGCAAGAGCATGGAGCCGACACGATGAGGAGCGAGCCGTCCTCAAGCCCACTGATTTCACCATGGAAGCTCCAGATCGAGACCCAAAATCTCCAGATCTGAACCGGAGAACTTCAGGGAGATTTCCACCTCCGCCGCAGAAAAGAACCAGAGAACACAGAGATGAACTGGAAAAGAAGAAGACAAAGAGAGGGAAGAGACAAAGGAGGAGCTCCGGCAACCGCGCTAGAGGACGCGGCACCGCCGGAAATTAAAAAATATCTAGAGAGAGATTGTCAAAGACCTTATAAATTAAAAAATTATTCGCCCACACCGTGGGGCTCGACATCTAGTATTTAGATGTTTGTACAAAGCTTGGCTTAAATGTCCATCTAAAACGACTTTATATCCTAACATTTACTCCCAAATAATATCCTACATTTACTCCAAAATAAATTTAAAAAATATACGCCCACCGTGGGGCTCGAACCCACGACCACAAGGTTAAGAGCCTTGCGCTCTACCAACTGAGCTAGACGGGCTTGGTTGGTACTTATCACTATATATCATTTATTTCTTAAACCTTTAGATTTTAAACAAACAAAAGGGGGATTGACAAGTTTCGATATGTAACTCTTACCAAACAAAATCATAAATGCCTTCAACTAAAAGAGTCAAAATCTCGCACAAAAAAAAGGAACAATTCTGATCGAGAAAAGCGAACACATTTTGAAGATGCACAACCATGTCCATGTAACACAGGACAGAGAAGAAAACTAAACTACTCTGTCTTTTGTGAGTCTTGACTTGATTAGATTAGCAGATTGCTTATAACTTATCTTATGATAAGTAAACTCAAACCTCCCTGAGGAGCTTTAGGTTTTACTAATCTAACTTATCTCCTCCATTCTGCATGTTGCTCTTCTTGGACTCCTGCTTGATCTACAACTCATAAAGATATAACCACTAAGTAATGGAGTCTATGCAAGTAAAGTATTCAAGAAACATATCATCAATATGATGTTTTTGTTCACAATTGTATAACTTTGGTTCTGACAGGAGATATACTGCTAATTGTGGGAGTATTTGTTTTACCTGCTGAAGAAGCTTCTTTTGGAATCGGTAACCCTGATGAAAAGTAAGAAAAGTATTAACATATTGTCAATGATTTCATCCAGAACTACTAAACCAGAAAGGAACTAAAAAGTTTCAAAAAACTCACTTTGTCAGTTCCATAGATGTAATCGCAGTAAGTGAAAACTGAAGCAAAGTTGCTTTGGCTTTGTCCTCCAACGTAATGATGGTAATCATGATACTCAGCTCCACCATAGAATGGAATGAATTTCGTCAGTGTCCATGGAAAATCATATCTGCAAAACAAAATCAAAAACCAGTCAACCTCATATTGCACACCTACTTGTTTGCTTTTAGATAGTTTTAAGTTGCTCACCAAGACATCACCTTATCATTTGAAAGATATTTTCATGCTCAACCAATAGAAAATGCTCACCAAAAGGCTATATCTAAGAGCATCATTATCTACGGTTTCTTAGGGCGGAGTTCTTAGGGAAATATAAGTATTACTTTAAGAAACAGTTTCTTAACTTTTTAGTTGAAAATTAAGAAACAGATTCTTATATTTCCCTAAGAACCCCGCCCTAAGAAATCCTCAAAATCTAAACTCAAAATCTAAAAGGGTCTAGAAAGTATCAGAAAAAGGCTAGTGCTTTACCTTATCCCCACAAAAAAAGGTAAACCACTATTGAAAGATCCCACGTAGCCCATTATAAAGTAAAACTTTCATAGACATACTAACAAAGGAAAGCATATAACTTTAGTAAAAAAAATTCAAAACTTGTTATGATGCAATCCAAAGTAAAAACAATGGATCTACCATTACCCATTTTCCTTACCCGCTGTGAGTCTCAATGGCTTCAATCTGGCGCAAAGCAATCCACAACCAGAAGGTAATCATGTGTCCAGGAGCAATAGCAGGTCCAAGAAACGTCGGAACCCCAAGAAGCAAAACCTCAGCCCAGTGCGCATAAGGAGCAGCGTACCCAATAGGAGCAGTGTACTCATGATGTATATGATGAATCTTCTCGTAACCCCACTTGGAATGAAAGAATCTATGAACCCAGTAGTTCGTATAGTCCTCCACCAAGAAGTACACCACTAACTGCGCCGCAATCTCCCCAAACGACGGTAACGGCAACCCACTCCGAATCTCAATCATCTGTTCCCAATTACACATTCATCAGACAAAATCTCCAACACCCACAAGCCAAAGATCGAAACTTTATTATTACCTGGATTGAAGGATAAGAGACGAGCTGCAAAGGGCCGACGACGAGGATGAACATCTTCATCACGTCTCTGTAGCAGCGGAACATGTCGGAGAAGGAGTTCTTGACCTTGGGCTGAATCTTGTACCGATCGAACCATCCCGAGGCGGATCGCGCCAATTCGACGAAGACGAGAGGGAGGGGGACGAGGGAGAAGATGAGGAAGAGGAAGAGGATGTTGTGGCAGTATAGGTAGTAATCTGACTTCGCGGCGGAGTAATCGAACCAGAGACACTCGAGTGTCGTGAGGTTTCGGCCTAACGCCAGAGAGGCCTCTTCGATCGTTGCGTAAGGGATCATTGTTTCCGGTGACGGAGAAGGCGAGATGGTCGTCGTCGACGTGGGAGATCCAGAGAGAAGAGAGTAGTGAGCGATGAGAAAGAGAGTGTCGTTGTTAGCTGGATTTTGTCTGTTATATTTTTTTATATTTTTGTTATATACTGACTTGGCGAATATTCGTGGTGATGACGTGGCCTAACAGTTCACCAACCAAGTGTGATGTCACGTGACATGCACTACTACAATGTTTCTGTTGAACCGGATTAAACCAAAATCACCAACTTTTTTTTTGTTTTTTGACTTGAGGAAAAAATCACCATGATGCAAGGAATCGATCTAATGACACCATATTTTATAATAAAGGCTATTGCATGCGTTGAACAAGTTAGAAGTTAGAACATTCTCTACAATCTCATTTAGTCATATATATATCATATGCTTTCAATATACAGTAGTTCAATGTTCATTAAGGTGTGCATTTTGTGCTATACAAAATCAATTCTCCTGAAAAAAAAAAAAAAAAAAAAAAAAAAAAAATCAATTCTCCTGACCAAAAAAACTGTTTGTGTCTCCACAATATTATTGCTAGCAAAAAGTTACTTTCAGAATTTTTCATATAATACAAAAACAGTAGTTTGTTAAAGATGTACACATCATGCACTGCAGCACTGACATGGACACTATCCATTATATGTACTTGTTCTTAAGTTGGCCCCTGAGGAGTTTAAATGTATATTGCACACAATTTACAATCAAGATTTTCTTTTACTTTTGTGCAGTGTCACTTCTTACATTAGGCCTATTAATTTATATGCAATTGATCACATATATGATCCATGATTACTGTCTAACTAAACGTAAATGATCTTATCCCATGATATGCATGATCACGAACATCGATTAGAAATTGGACTTGAATCCACAATATCAACTCCAGCCCTTTTGGTTAGTCGTCTGTGCCAGCAACGTTTTTCTGTTAGAGCACTAGCTTTTAGTGTATATATATTGTTTAGGCAAAGCTTAACTAAAAGAAATATAATGAAGAGAACTGTCAGATTATTCTTTCCTCTTGGAAAAGGTCCAAAACTCCAAATGACCGAAATAATTGCTTTATAAATTAGGTTTAAACAAAATTAGTTAAGTGTTGATTATTTGATCTGTGGACATTGTCGTATTTGTCTCGACTTCGAAACAGAAAGGCCTAATTAAAGCAATATACATGAAAGGAGAAACCCTACTAAAGCCCATTCTAAAACTCGACCTATTTTAAGTATATAGTAATAGTGAGTCGTTGATTTAGCCCAAGAACGATGAAGTCATCAGTCTTAACTCTTAACCAAACAACTACATTTTGATGAATTTTTCTTGGGTTCACCCCTAGGGTGGTTCACCAACCAATAGAAAGTTGTCATTTTAGATCTAGTATCTTTTAATTAAGGAAACAAAATAACTTGCCAAATTATATTATGCTTTTAAAATAAAAAATTAAAAATTAAATAAATAAAAATAACAATAGTTCTAAAAAAATATTATTTTAAAAAAATATTTATTTTTAAGATTTAGAGTTTAGTGTTTAAGATTTATAATTTAGAATTTATCCAAATGTTTAGTGTTTTTAAGGGTTTAGGGTTGGGTTTAGGGGTTTACCCAAGGATTTAGGGTTTACCCAAAGATTTAGGGTTTAGGATTTGAGTTTAGGGTTTAGTATTAGAGTTTAGGGTTTAGTGTTTTGTTGACAACATGTTTAGTGTTTTTCCAAGGGTTTAGGGGTTTACCCAAGGATTTAGGGTTTACCCAAAGATTTAGGGTTTAGGATTTGAGTTTAGGGTTTAGTATTAGAGCTTAGGGTTTAGTGTTTTGTTGACAACATTTTTTTTTTTGAATTCGTTTTTTATATATAATTTTTATTTATTTTTAAATTTTATTTTGAAGAGATAATATAATTTGCAAGTTATTTGGTTTCCTTAATTAAAAGATACTAGATTTAAAATGACAATTTTCTATTGGTTGGTGAACCTAAAGGTTCACCCTAGGGGTGAACCCAAAAATAACTCCATTTTGATATGCGCTTTGGAAGCGCGAAAATATATTTATTGACAAATTTATTGATATAACTGTTTGTTAACTAATTTATTTCGCTATAAACATTTTCGATTTTCGTTCGGCTATAATTTGCTTTTATTGGTTTTTCGATTTCAGTTTGGTTGTGGTTTTTGGTTTAAAAATATATGAACAATTTTAGGTATATATGAAGTTGAGTTTTGGTTAAAATGATTGAATATATTGATATTTTGTGTGGTATGGATATATAAAAATTTTGAATTTTTCGATTCTACATTTCTGTTTTAAATCATTTCAAATAATTGAGGTAAAATAAAAAAAATCTTCATATTGTGAATCACCAATATAATAAAATGGGAGAAATATTTAGAAAATTATTTTATTTACATATCTATTTATTTAAGGTATAAATAATATAGCAAAGAATAACAAATAATTTTAATAACATAAAGTTACTATATTCAGAAAAAAATGTTATAGTTTTTATTAAAAATATAATATGTACTGTTTATATTACGAAAAAATTATAATGTCGATATTTTATATTTTCAAATATTTTAATTTGCTAAAAAGAATTAAAATGAGACGCACTATTACTCGATTTTATAATCACATGCAAAAATGATCAAGTTGGGTAGTAAAAACCAATTCAACCAGAAAGCAAAGCAAACATATATATTATTTTACCTTAATAGGCAAGTCCACTGCCCTTACAAATCTAGTTTATTGTTTAGACCGACAAAATCATGTTTATTATTGGAAAAGTCACCGAAAAAGTTAATGGAAAATTTTGTAATTAATTATGATCTATGAACGAAGTATATATGAACGTGATTAAGTGAAAACTAAAAAGTTAGAGGGGAAAAGAGCTTTAAGTTTAGCATTTTCTTATCTAACAGAGAATTTTTACATATCTTCTTGTTTGTTTCTAGCTAACTTGGACCTCAATATTTTTTACATAAATCCATTTTTGTGATACTTTCATCTAATAATACAACCATTTGCAGCTTAATAGTGATATTTTATTCACTTAATTTCCCTTTTTCTTAGGACATGTGTTTTTTGTTCATCGTCTAAAGTTTTCTTATGGTCACGGGGGTCGTTTAATTCAAGAATAATAGTGTTTAAAGTTGACATGCCTAAAAGTAGAGGACACCAAACAGCCTCTTCTTGTTTTTGTTAGATTGTCTTTCTCTAATTCTTTCATACAATTTATTGTGTATAGATTTTGTTAGATTGTCTTTCTCTAATTCTTTCATACAATTTATTGTATATACACTATAAAGAAACTCTACTTTATGCTTACTCAAAACCATTAATCATTATTTTTAATCAATTCACGGATATGGTATTGACATCGACTACTTAACTTTTCTGGACATGGACCTATGTATTTCTTATGACAATAGTAAAATATTATGTGCATAACAAAACTTTGAAATAAACAGAGTCAGTTATTCAATCGAGCTCATATTTTCTATTTTTTAGTCTTAATATACTTACCAAGAGAGAGAAAGTAGATCTGGTTCCGGTGAGCGGCCGGCGCGTAGGCGCGCGTGCCGTCGCCGGAACCTCTTGGTTTTCCCTTCCGTTAAAGCAGTCCGTATCCTTGTTGTTCTCTCGTCATCCTCCCCCTGATTCGCTTTGCCCGAGCTCTGATTGACTCTCATCCGGAGACGATAGCTCGAGGAGCGAACCGTCATCAACGGTGGCTGGGCTATTGGAGTGAAGGCGCGGTCGTGTGGAGGTGAAGCGTGGTGAAGTTCTTCTCCGGGAGGTGGAGGCTACTAAAGCTCCGTCGTCGCCGGCTCAAGTCTCCGGGAGGTGGTTGGCTTCTTCAGCAACGTCTCCTCGGTTTTGTCTCCGGGGGGTGAAGGCTTACACAGCCTTGCGTCGCCGGCTCTAGTGGTGAGAAGTGGTGGTCGGGTATAGCGTGTGATGTATGTGTTGCTGTGGGTCGCGGCTCTCGTAAGACGGATGAGATCTCGATGAGATCGAGGATGCTCTCCGCAGAGAGTTCTGAAAGCTGAAGAAAAGTGGTTACGTTGGAGGCTCACCGGTTTCGAGCTCCGGCGTAACGAGGGTGTCGGTGGTGCTCAGGCGGTTTTTCGCGTAGGTGACGGTCAGGATGAGGCATCGGTTGACGCGTGGCGTGCTGATGATGAGATTTCAACACGCGTCCCGGCTCCTTGACGCGTCGGCCAAAAGGGGAAGTCTGGGCCGCCGATTTCGAGTTGAGTGTTGTGGGCTGCTGGCCCGTTTTCTTTTGAATGGATGTCAGACTGTTTGTGGGCTTTGGTTTGTAAAATATTGTTGGGCCCGGATCCAGTTCTGTTGGGTTCGGGCTTTTGTTTCTTTGTTATGCAATATTAAAGAAAAAAAACCTTGACGGGAAAAAAAAAAAAACAAAAGGCTGTTTTGTGAATCGAAAGGTAGAATCGTGTAATTGTATTGGGATTTTGAGATTGGAATCTAGTATTAATTACCTTCTATCGTCTTCTCCGCCAATCATCTTCTCCTCTTCATGGAGATTTCACGTTTTTCTTCTTCTTCACACAGTTAAGTGTCCTTCGTCTCTGTTCTATTTATCTTCTTCTCTGCTTCTTCTTCTATGTTTCTTCGTCTCTGTTCTTTGTGTCTTTTATTTATAATTTGTTTTCTACTGGTTTAGGTTCTTCCTATGTTCGAACAAAGTGATGCAGGTTGCTCTAGGTCGTTCTGCTTCTGATGAAATCCGTCCGTGTATCTTCAAAGCCTTCAAGGTTTTGTACTCTGCTTCTTACTTGAACTTTTTACTGTCAGTTACTTATGTTGTGGAATGTTGTTTCAGCTGCTTCATGGTGTTGCTGGACTTCTTATTACGAATATGCCAAAGGAAGAAGTCGAAAGGTATCTTATCTCTTGAACCCCCTCTTGTCTTGAATTGTATCATGTCTCTTTGTTACAACTTTTCACAAAGCTTCTTCGTTGCAGCTTATTTAACGCTTATGAGAATTCTGACTTTTCAAGAACCAGAAGCACTGCAGTAGAAACGGTTTGTGATTACATCTCTCATTCAATACACTATTTTGAATGTAATCTTGATGAATCACTATGTAGGTACGGTGGAGGTGCTCTCCGACTTTGTAGTTTGTGAAGAAGGAAAGCCTCTTTCGCCAAAATCTTCTCGTATTTTGGTAAATAAGAATCCAAATGTCTTTCTTCATCACGTTTGTGTTATGAAAAATCTGCTTATGCTTTAGTTATTATAATTACTTGTTGCAGTGTCCGTTGGGAATCAAGTTGGCTATTTCAAACTCAACTTGGTCTGCAGATGGAGCGCTAATGACTTTGAGCTTTACCGAGAAGGCGTGGATCTCTCGGACGTTGAAACAAAATTTTGATGATCAACGCTTTTAAGTTTCTAAATATCATATTATTCACTTGGGTTGTGCTTGTTCTAATTGTTCTTGGTTTGCACTTGGCTGTTTTATGTCAAAGTTTTGTTGCTTTAATGTTTGTAGAATATCGAATTATCATCTTGAATTCCCTGTTCTAGTATTATTGACCAAACTACAAAATCAATCTTTAAAATGTTTAATCAGTCACAATCCAATTCCTTAAAAAAAGAAATTTGTGAAGGTTAACAAAATTTTCAAAGTTTCTATATAACTTCACAATACTCTTGTTGTCTCTTTAAAGTTTCATAATCTCTTGNNNNNNNNNNNNNNNNNNNNNNNNNNNNNNNNNNNNNNNNNNNNNNNNNNNNNNNNNNNNNNNNNNNNNNNNNNNNNNNNNNNNNNNNNNNNNNNNNNNNNNNNNNNNNNNNNNNNNNNNNNNNNNNNNNNNNNNNNNNNNNNNNNNNNNNNNNNNNNNNNNNNNNNNNNNNNNNNNNNNNNNNNNNNNNNNNNNNNNNNNNNNNNNNNNNNNNNNNNNNNNNNNNNNNNNNNNNNNNNNNNNNNNNNNNNNNNNNNNNNNNNNNNNNNNNNNNNNNNNNNNNNNNNNNNNNNNNNNNNNNNNNNNNNNNNNNNNNNNNNNNNNNNNNNNNNNNNNNNNNNNNNNNNNNNNNNNNNNNNNNNNNNNNNNNNNNNNNNNNNNNNNNNNNNNNNNNNNNNNNNNNNNNNNNNNNNNNNNNNNNNNNNNNNNNNNNNNNNNNNNNNNNNNNNNNNNNNNNNNNNNNNNNNNNNNNNNNNNNNNNNNNNNNNNNNNNNNNNNNNNNNNNNNNNNNNNNNNNNNNNNNNNNNNNNNNNNNNNNNNNNNNNNNNNNNNNNNNNNNNNNNNNNNNNNNNNNNNNNNNNNNNNNNNNNNNNNNNNNNNNNNNNNNNNNNNNNNNNNNNNNNNNNNNNNNNNNNNNNNNNNNNNNNNNNNNNNNNNNNNNNNNNNNNNNNNNNNNNNNNNNNNNNNNNNNNNNNNNNNNNNNNNNNNNNNNNNNNNNNNNNNNNNNNNNNNNNNNNNNNNNNNNNNNNNNNNNNNNNNNNNNNNNNNNNNNNNNNNNNNNNNNNNNNNNNNNNNNNNNNNNNNNNNNNNNNNNNNNNNNNNNNNNNNNNNNNNNNNNNNNNNNNNNNNNNNNNNNNNNNNNNNNNNNNNNNNNNNNNNNNNNNNNNNNNNNNNNNNNNNNNNNNNNNNNNNNNNNNNNNNNNNNNNNNNNNNNNNNNNNNNNNNNNNNNNNNNNNNNNNNNNNNNNNNNNNNNNNNNNNNNNNNNNNNNNNNNNNNNNNNNNNNNNNNNNNNNNNNNNNNNNNNNNNNNNNNNNNNNNNNNNNNNNNNNNNNNNNNNNNNNNNNNNNNNNNNNNNNNNNNNNNNNNNNNNNNNNNNNNNNNNNNNNNNNNNNNNNNNNNNNNNNNNNNNNNNNNNNNNNNNNNNNNNNNNNNNNNNNNNNNNNNNNNNNNNNNNNNNNNNNNNNNNNNNNNNNNNNNNNNNNNNNNNNNNNNNN
This sequence is a window from Brassica oleracea var. oleracea cultivar TO1000 chromosome C1, BOL, whole genome shotgun sequence. Protein-coding genes within it:
- the LOC106323529 gene encoding methylsterol monooxygenase 1-2; its protein translation is MIPYATIEEASLALGRNLTTLECLWFDYSAAKSDYYLYCHNILFLFLIFSLVPLPLVFVELARSASGWFDRYKIQPKVKNSFSDMFRCYRDVMKMFILVVGPLQLVSYPSIQMIEIRSGLPLPSFGEIAAQLVVYFLVEDYTNYWVHRFFHSKWGYEKIHHIHHEYTAPIGYAAPYAHWAEVLLLGVPTFLGPAIAPGHMITFWLWIALRQIEAIETHSGYDFPWTLTKFIPFYGGAEYHDYHHYVGGQSQSNFASVFTYCDYIYGTDKGYRFQKKLLQQIKQESKKSNMQNGGDKLD